From a region of the Osmia lignaria lignaria isolate PbOS001 chromosome 10, iyOsmLign1, whole genome shotgun sequence genome:
- the babo gene encoding TGF-beta receptor type-1 babo isoform X7, whose protein sequence is MAIVSPAPAWRTILPCMLGVPSIGDDATWVTWKMALTIAMPICAICVVVMVIYHVYMTKPPTPPDPDDSDRPILDGVTIRDMLEKTTSGSGSVGLPLLVQRSIARQIQLVETIGKGRFGEVWRGRWRGENVAVKIFSSREERSWFREVEIYQTVMLRHDNILGFIAADNKDNGTWTQLWLITDYHEKGSLFDYLNVSTVDTNGMIRMALSITTGLAHLHMEIVGTQGKPAIAHRDLKSKNILVKTNGTCAIGDLGLAVRHDVRTNTVDIQLNNNRVGTKRYMAPEVLEETVNMNHFESFKRADVYALGLILWEIARRCNVGGIHDEYQLPFYDLVPSDPTIEEMRKVVCTDRQRPSIPNRWQSIEALQVMSKVMKECWYHNAAARLTALRIKKSLANYGAMEDLK, encoded by the exons TGCCATCGATTGGTGATGACGCGACATGGGTCACTTGGAAAATGGCCTTGACGATTGCGATGCCAATATGCGCGATCTGCGTGGTTGTCATGGTCATCTATCATGTGTACATGACCAAACCACCAACCCCACCTGACCCTGACGATTCGGATCGACCCATTCTGGATGGTGTTACCATTAGAGACATGCTGGAGAAGACAACCAGTGGTAGCGGCTCGG TAGGCCTGCCGCTTCTGGTACAGCGGAGTATAGCCCGCCAGATTCAGTTGGTGGAGACGATCGGAAAGGGTCGCTTCGGCGAGGTCTGGCGTGGTCGTTGGAGGGGTGAGAACGTCGCTGTCAAAATCTTCAGCTCCCGCGAGGAGAGGTCTTGGTTCAGGGAGGTTGAAATTTATCAGACGGTGATGCTGAGGCACGACAATATCCTTGGGTTTATCGCGGCTGATAACAAAG ATAATGGTACATGGACCCAGTTATGGCTGATCACAGATTATCACGAGAAAGGTTCTCTGTTCGATTACTTGAACGTATCGACGGTGGACACGAATGGAATGATCAGAATGGCCTTGTCGATCACCACGGGGTTGGCCCATCTTCACATGGAGATCGTTGGCACGCAAGGCAAACCAGCCATAGCTCACAGGGATTTGAAGTCGAAAAATATCCTGGTGAAGACGAATGGTACATGCGCCATAGGTGATCTCGGATTGGCCGTCAGACACGACGTAAGAACAAACACCGTCGACATTCAGTTGAATAATAATCGGGTCGGTACCAAACGATACATGGCACCTGAg GTTCTCGAAGAGACGGTAAACATGAACCATTTTGAATCGTTCAAGAGGGCTGACGTGTACGCTCTCGGGCTGATCCTCTGGGAGATCGCCAGGCGATGCAATGTCGGTGGGATCCACGACGAATATCAGTTACCGTTTTACGACTTGGTGCCTTCCGATCCGACGATCGAAGAGATGCGTAAAGTTGTGTGCACCGATAGACAAAGGCCCTCGATACCGAATCGGTGGCAGTCGATCGAG GCACTGCAAGTGATGTCGAAAGTGATGAAAGAGTGTTGGTACCACAATGCGGCAGCTAGATTAACCGCGCTTAGGATTAAAAAATCATTGGCCAATTATGGTGCGATGGAGGACCTAAAGTGA